AGACAACTACGCAAAATTCTCGGAGGACTTTGACCAGCAAATGAGCAATAGCTTGCCGGCAGCGGAGTTTGCGAAAATAAGCCGGGAGATCAAAGGGAAAATCGGCGACTATATTGCCAAAGAATTTGTCAGCAGTGAGCAGAAGGAGCAGTACAGCATTTTTACTTATAAAGCGAAGTTTTCCCAAGAAGTTACTGATGTTGTTGTTCGAATTGTTCTAACGGAAGCTGACAGTAAATTCCTTGTCTCCGGTTTTTGGTTGGATTCCCCCAATTTACGCCAATAGCGGTATGTTGACTAACTAATTCACGGCATTACCCGGCAGCGTAACCCTTCCCTGGAAGCACGGGAGTCATCCTTACATAGCTGTCAGCTATTCGTCAGGCCGTGTATCGAATTATTCCAGCCGAGATCTACAATTTCATAAGTATTGAGACAGGTGCCCTGCAAGGGCTTAATAGGGAAGAACGGTGTAATACCGGCGCGGTCCCGCCACTGTAATGGGGAGCAAAGCCAAGATATGCCACTGAGACGAACGTCTTGGGAAGGTTTGGCCGAGCCATGCTCCAGAGCCAGGAGAACGGCCTGTCTGTCAGTCACCGTTTTACCCACGAGCGATGGGGAGGGGATTATTGCCGGGATTCTTTATTTAGATAAACCTTGCATAACCCTTCCTGCAGCGCAGAGA
This window of the Methylomusa anaerophila genome carries:
- a CDS encoding DUF3887 domain-containing protein; its protein translation is MKKKGICLGLLLMFLLAIGCMAQTAAADSQSCANVIAEKMLTGLKEDNYAKFSEDFDQQMSNSLPAAEFAKISREIKGKIGDYIAKEFVSSEQKEQYSIFTYKAKFSQEVTDVVVRIVLTEADSKFLVSGFWLDSPNLRQ